Proteins encoded by one window of uncultured Draconibacterium sp.:
- a CDS encoding DUF1573 domain-containing protein — protein sequence MKRILQVLVVFAMVVAYNNVMAQGNAKIVFEEETHNFGSFKESDGVQKTTFKFTNNGDAPLVLSNVRASCGCTTPKWTREPVAPGETGSIDVSYNPKNRPGSFNKSVTVSSNAENRTVVLRINGKVEPREKTLAEKYPRKIGSLRVKSNYLSFAKIKKGDVVTKELELVNDTDKPVNVGFRTVPKHLKAKAEPETIPANSTGKLIVTYDSEAANTFGFASHRIYLSLDGSNDYKSSVGVSATIEEDFSNLTPEQLANAPVASFNEKSFDFGEMKQGDKKEHTFSLTNNGKTDLIIRRVRSSCGCTAVAPSKKVIAAGETAPIKVTFDSRGKRGRQSKSITVITNDPKTPTSTLRISSNIVVQSAS from the coding sequence ATGAAACGTATTTTACAAGTATTGGTAGTTTTTGCAATGGTTGTTGCATATAATAATGTGATGGCCCAAGGCAATGCAAAAATTGTTTTTGAAGAAGAAACACACAATTTTGGTTCTTTCAAAGAATCAGATGGTGTTCAGAAAACCACATTTAAGTTTACGAATAATGGTGATGCACCTTTAGTTCTGTCGAATGTTCGTGCATCATGTGGTTGTACTACTCCGAAATGGACACGTGAGCCTGTTGCTCCTGGAGAAACTGGTAGCATTGATGTAAGTTATAATCCTAAAAATCGTCCCGGCTCTTTCAACAAATCTGTTACTGTTAGCTCAAATGCAGAAAATCGTACCGTTGTTTTGAGAATTAATGGTAAGGTTGAACCACGTGAAAAAACTTTAGCAGAAAAGTATCCAAGAAAGATTGGTTCATTGCGGGTAAAATCAAATTACCTGTCGTTTGCAAAAATTAAAAAAGGTGACGTAGTAACCAAAGAATTGGAATTGGTGAATGATACAGACAAACCAGTTAACGTAGGTTTTCGTACTGTTCCAAAACACCTGAAAGCAAAAGCTGAGCCGGAAACTATTCCTGCTAATTCAACAGGTAAATTGATTGTTACATACGATTCAGAAGCTGCCAATACTTTTGGTTTTGCATCACATCGTATTTACCTGTCGTTAGACGGAAGCAACGACTATAAAAGTTCTGTAGGCGTTAGCGCTACAATCGAAGAAGATTTCTCAAACCTTACACCTGAGCAACTTGCAAACGCTCCGGTTGCTAGTTTCAATGAAAAATCATTTGACTTTGGTGAAATGAAACAAGGCGATAAAAAAGAACATACTTTTTCACTTACCAATAACGGCAAAACAGATTTGATTATCAGAAGAGTTCGTTCATCATGTGGATGTACTGCAGTAGCTCCTTCGAAAAAAGTAATTGCAGCTGGTGAAACTGCACCTATTAAAGTTACTTTCGATTCACGTGGAAAGCGTGGTCGTCAGAGTAAATCAATTACTGTGATCACTAACGATCCGAAAACACCAACATCAACATTGCGTATATCAAGTAATATTGTTGTACAAAGTGCAAGCTAA
- the meaB gene encoding methylmalonyl Co-A mutase-associated GTPase MeaB translates to MSENDTHHIENDPQYKGLNVNSGIEQPESVSNDSVKRFLKKKRKLLSVDEYVKGILKGDITLLSKAVTLVESSKTEHQNLAQQIIAACLPHSGNSVRIGITGVPGVGKSTFIEALGKFLTNRGEKLAVLAIDPSSERTKGSILGDKTRMEELASDHNAYIRPSPSAGSLGGVARKTRETIILCEAAGYKNIFIETVGVGQSETAVHSMTDFFLLLMLAGAGDELQGIKRGIMEMADLIAINKADGNNVEKAEMAKVQYKNAIHLFPQKDSGWNPNVLTCSAYNKIGIEAIWEQIEKFRKQTVDSGYFYRKRNEQATYWMHETIEEQLKRNFYDHPEIKEKVKVLENYVLSDKMSSFIAAGELLDTYAKLK, encoded by the coding sequence ATGTCAGAAAACGATACCCATCATATAGAAAACGATCCACAGTACAAAGGGTTAAATGTTAACAGTGGAATTGAGCAACCAGAATCGGTAAGTAACGATTCGGTTAAACGATTTTTAAAAAAGAAAAGAAAACTATTGTCGGTTGACGAGTATGTGAAAGGGATTTTAAAAGGAGACATTACGCTCTTAAGTAAAGCTGTTACATTAGTCGAAAGCTCAAAAACAGAGCACCAAAATCTGGCTCAGCAAATTATTGCAGCATGTTTGCCACATAGCGGTAACTCGGTTCGAATTGGAATAACCGGTGTGCCGGGGGTGGGAAAGAGTACCTTTATCGAAGCTCTTGGAAAATTCTTAACAAACCGTGGCGAAAAGCTCGCAGTTTTAGCCATCGATCCCAGTAGTGAACGTACGAAGGGAAGCATTTTGGGCGATAAAACACGGATGGAAGAGCTGGCATCAGATCATAATGCTTACATTCGTCCCAGTCCATCGGCAGGCTCGCTGGGTGGCGTTGCTCGTAAAACCCGCGAGACAATCATTTTGTGCGAAGCTGCCGGGTACAAAAATATTTTTATCGAAACTGTTGGAGTTGGGCAAAGCGAGACTGCAGTACATTCAATGACCGATTTTTTCCTGTTGCTGATGCTGGCCGGAGCCGGCGACGAACTGCAGGGAATAAAACGCGGAATTATGGAAATGGCCGACTTGATTGCCATTAATAAAGCCGATGGCAACAACGTGGAAAAGGCAGAAATGGCAAAAGTACAGTACAAAAATGCAATCCATCTTTTCCCTCAAAAAGATTCAGGCTGGAATCCAAATGTTTTAACCTGTTCGGCTTACAATAAAATTGGTATCGAAGCCATTTGGGAGCAGATTGAAAAATTCAGGAAACAGACGGTAGACAGCGGATATTTTTACCGAAAAAGAAACGAGCAGGCTACCTATTGGATGCATGAAACCATTGAAGAGCAACTGAAACGAAACTTTTATGATCATCCGGAAATTAAAGAGAAAGTAAAAGTACTTGAAAACTATGTGTTGTCGGATAAAATGAGTTCTTTTATTGCTGCAGGCGAGTTGCTCGATACTTATGCAAAGCTAAAATAG
- the lpdA gene encoding dihydrolipoyl dehydrogenase has product MNYDVIVIGSGPGGYVTAIRASQLGLKVAVVEKENLGGICLNWGCIPTKSLLKSAQAFEYAAHAADYGVTIEGEVKPDFAAMVKRSRGVADGMSKGIQFLFKKNKVESIFGWGKLADKNTVEVTDDAGKKTSYTAKHIILATGARSRELPNLPQDGEKIIGYRKALTLDKQPESMVVVGSGAIGSELAYFYHTIGTKVTLVEFMPTLVPNEDAEVAKQLERNFKKSKMKVMTGSSVESVDTSGDKCKVTIKTKKGEEVVEADIVLSAVGIAPNTEGIGLEELGVETENGRVKVDEYYKTNVDGVYAIGDIVAGPALAHVASAEGITCIEKIAGLNPEPIDYGNIPGCTYTSPEVSSVGLTEAKAKEAGYEIKVGKFPYSASGKASAAGQKDGFVKLIFDAKYGELLGAHMIGGNVTEMIAEMVVAKKLEITGHELIKTIHPHPTMSEAIMEAAAAAYDEVIHI; this is encoded by the coding sequence ATGAATTACGATGTAATAGTAATAGGTAGCGGACCAGGCGGATATGTAACTGCTATTCGTGCTTCGCAGCTCGGATTAAAAGTTGCTGTTGTAGAAAAAGAGAACCTGGGCGGAATTTGTTTAAACTGGGGCTGTATTCCAACAAAATCGTTGTTAAAAAGTGCACAGGCTTTTGAGTATGCTGCACACGCCGCTGATTACGGTGTGACCATTGAAGGCGAAGTGAAACCTGATTTTGCGGCCATGGTTAAGCGAAGCCGGGGTGTTGCCGACGGCATGAGCAAAGGAATTCAATTCCTGTTTAAGAAAAATAAAGTAGAATCGATTTTTGGCTGGGGAAAATTAGCAGATAAAAATACGGTAGAGGTAACCGACGATGCCGGTAAGAAAACTTCTTACACAGCTAAACATATAATTTTGGCAACAGGAGCTCGTTCGCGCGAATTGCCTAATTTACCACAAGACGGAGAAAAGATAATTGGTTACCGAAAAGCACTTACACTTGATAAGCAACCCGAAAGTATGGTTGTTGTCGGCTCAGGAGCTATTGGTAGCGAGCTTGCATATTTCTATCATACCATCGGTACAAAAGTTACTTTGGTTGAATTTATGCCAACACTTGTGCCAAACGAAGATGCGGAAGTTGCCAAACAGCTTGAGCGCAATTTCAAAAAGTCGAAAATGAAAGTGATGACCGGTTCATCAGTTGAGAGTGTAGATACTTCGGGAGATAAATGTAAGGTGACAATTAAAACCAAAAAGGGTGAAGAAGTTGTTGAGGCTGATATTGTACTCTCGGCAGTGGGAATTGCACCAAATACCGAAGGAATTGGTCTTGAAGAGCTGGGTGTTGAAACCGAAAATGGTCGAGTAAAAGTAGATGAATACTACAAAACAAATGTTGATGGTGTTTATGCCATTGGCGATATTGTAGCAGGACCGGCATTGGCTCACGTAGCATCGGCCGAGGGAATTACGTGTATTGAAAAAATTGCAGGACTAAATCCGGAACCGATTGATTACGGCAATATTCCGGGATGTACTTACACGAGTCCTGAAGTGTCATCAGTTGGATTAACAGAAGCAAAAGCAAAAGAAGCGGGCTACGAAATTAAGGTAGGTAAATTCCCTTACTCGGCCAGTGGAAAAGCGAGTGCTGCCGGACAAAAAGATGGTTTTGTTAAACTTATTTTCGATGCCAAATACGGTGAGTTACTTGGTGCACATATGATCGGAGGTAATGTTACTGAAATGATTGCAGAAATGGTTGTGGCCAAGAAGCTTGAAATAACAGGACATGAGTTGATAAAGACCATTCATCCGCACCCAACAATGAGCGAGGCAATTATGGAAGCCGCCGCTGCAGCTTACGATGAAGTGATACACATTTAA
- a CDS encoding NigD-like N-terminal domain-containing protein, with translation MKRLVVILSVFLIVFSSCQNDEEILSFDEAGIVLDYAGAGDCGFVIELDNGNKILPLYYPDDFTFAQGQRVLVTYKELNNVYVGCEQGVPCEISYVEELACSPYVDLYFDNYDSLARDPVHIHDAYMDGNCLYFKLSYSGGCQDHTIDLARMHPWTASSSTIPTFEIRHNANDDLCEAWFTQEFRFDLSDLKAEGKTEFVLTAKLVNDQVYNKIFQLD, from the coding sequence ATGAAACGATTAGTCGTAATACTATCCGTGTTTCTTATTGTATTTTCCAGTTGCCAGAACGACGAAGAGATTCTTTCGTTCGACGAAGCAGGCATCGTGCTTGATTATGCCGGTGCCGGTGACTGCGGTTTTGTTATTGAGCTTGATAACGGTAACAAAATTCTGCCCCTTTACTACCCCGATGATTTTACTTTTGCCCAGGGCCAGCGCGTATTGGTTACCTATAAAGAGTTGAACAATGTGTATGTTGGCTGCGAACAGGGTGTACCTTGCGAAATAAGCTATGTTGAAGAATTAGCGTGCTCGCCTTATGTAGACCTCTATTTTGACAACTACGATAGCCTGGCGCGCGATCCGGTTCACATTCACGATGCCTACATGGATGGCAACTGTCTTTATTTTAAACTTTCGTACAGCGGAGGCTGCCAGGATCATACCATCGACCTGGCACGCATGCATCCGTGGACAGCCAGCAGTTCGACCATTCCTACCTTCGAAATCAGACATAATGCCAACGACGATTTGTGCGAAGCATGGTTTACACAGGAATTCAGATTTGATTTATCAGATTTAAAAGCCGAAGGGAAAACAGAATTTGTGCTTACGGCAAAACTTGTTAACGACCAGGTTTACAACAAAATATTCCAGCTAGATTAG
- a CDS encoding serpin family protein — MKSSFSILLALVLLVLCSCNQDDITLPKTITLDEKSAELIEAENEFGLELFQKIYAQEEKYDNIMVSPLSVSLALAMTYNGANGETKTAMEKTLKVYGLTPEEINESYATLVAALQSLDPKVILEIANAIYYREGFPVENDFVSTNRNYYDAEVEALDFNSPQAVNTINNWVAEKTHDKIDKIIDNISANHVMFLLNAIYFKGIWQSEFDEDDTKDLPFYLQNGSSLQVPTMQKTESLPYFSNNIFRAVKLAYGAGNYNMFVFLPQEEKTVEAIVEELNVDSWKDWMESFTDTVNMDLKLPRLKYKYEIKLNDVLTDMGMGVAFTRGAADFTGINKGGNLNIDYVKHKTFIEVNEKGTEAAAVTVVSIETTSVGPHNMQFNVNRPFLYAITEKDTDAILFMGTVKNPKSEE; from the coding sequence ATGAAATCTTCATTTTCGATTCTTTTAGCCCTGGTTCTTCTGGTTCTTTGCTCGTGCAACCAGGATGATATAACACTTCCAAAAACAATTACTTTAGATGAAAAATCGGCTGAACTTATTGAAGCCGAAAACGAATTCGGACTGGAACTCTTTCAGAAAATTTATGCACAGGAAGAAAAATACGACAACATTATGGTGTCGCCACTTAGCGTAAGTTTGGCGCTGGCCATGACCTATAACGGGGCCAACGGCGAAACCAAAACTGCTATGGAAAAAACGTTAAAAGTTTACGGATTAACTCCCGAAGAAATTAACGAATCGTATGCAACGCTTGTGGCAGCATTACAATCGCTCGACCCGAAAGTTATTCTCGAAATTGCCAATGCCATTTATTACCGCGAAGGATTTCCGGTTGAAAATGATTTTGTTTCTACCAACAGAAATTATTACGATGCTGAAGTAGAAGCCCTTGATTTTAATTCGCCACAGGCAGTAAATACTATCAATAACTGGGTGGCCGAAAAAACACACGATAAAATCGATAAAATAATAGATAATATTAGCGCCAACCATGTGATGTTTTTGCTGAACGCCATTTATTTTAAAGGAATATGGCAATCTGAATTTGACGAAGACGACACTAAAGATTTACCTTTTTACCTGCAAAACGGATCGAGCCTGCAAGTACCTACAATGCAAAAAACAGAGTCGCTGCCCTACTTCTCAAACAATATATTCCGAGCCGTAAAATTAGCTTATGGTGCAGGCAATTACAACATGTTTGTATTTCTTCCACAAGAAGAAAAAACCGTTGAGGCTATTGTTGAGGAATTAAATGTTGACAGTTGGAAAGACTGGATGGAAAGTTTTACCGACACGGTGAACATGGATTTAAAGCTACCACGCCTTAAATATAAATACGAAATAAAGTTAAACGATGTGCTCACCGATATGGGAATGGGAGTTGCATTTACTCGAGGTGCAGCCGATTTTACAGGAATCAACAAAGGCGGGAATCTGAATATCGATTACGTAAAACATAAAACCTTTATTGAAGTTAATGAAAAGGGCACAGAAGCTGCAGCAGTAACCGTTGTTTCAATTGAAACAACTTCAGTAGGGCCACATAATATGCAGTTTAATGTAAACCGCCCGTTTTTATATGCCATTACCGAAAAAGATACGGATGCAATTTTGTTTATGGGAACCGTTAAAAACCCGAAAAGTGAGGAATAG
- a CDS encoding sigma-70 family RNA polymerase sigma factor: MEDLKKIIKDCASGKKRAQELLYQMFAPKMFGVCLRYAKDNTEAEDNLQEGFIKVFQNIGRFRHEGSLEGWIRRIMVNVSLEKFRKQNMMHPVEDVSIYENRHLSDDILASISAKELIDLIQKLPPRYRMVFNLFVIEGMNHQEISDEMAITIGTSKSNLARARDILKRQVKELYGDIETSNYTAG; the protein is encoded by the coding sequence TTGGAAGACCTGAAAAAAATAATAAAAGATTGTGCTTCGGGGAAAAAACGCGCACAAGAACTACTATACCAAATGTTTGCACCAAAAATGTTTGGGGTTTGTTTGCGCTATGCCAAAGATAATACCGAGGCTGAAGACAATCTGCAGGAAGGTTTTATAAAGGTTTTTCAGAATATTGGTCGCTTTAGGCACGAGGGTTCTTTGGAAGGGTGGATTAGGAGGATAATGGTAAACGTTTCGTTAGAGAAATTCAGAAAACAAAATATGATGCATCCGGTGGAAGATGTAAGCATTTACGAAAACCGACATCTTTCGGATGATATTCTGGCGTCAATTTCGGCTAAAGAATTAATTGATCTGATACAGAAACTACCACCTCGTTACCGAATGGTTTTTAACCTTTTTGTAATTGAGGGAATGAACCACCAGGAAATTAGCGATGAGATGGCGATTACGATTGGAACTTCCAAATCGAACCTGGCAAGAGCCAGAGATATTTTAAAACGCCAGGTGAAAGAACTTTACGGCGATATTGAAACAAGTAATTACACTGCTGGATGA
- the pta gene encoding phosphate acetyltransferase yields the protein MKTGIYITNTESDTGRSLVTLGVLKVLLSKVSRVGYFRPIINDYPKGTHDNHIETMISYFNLDMEYKDAYGFTMSQVVKYKNMGQEARLIDQIIDRYKKLKENYDVVVVEGSDFDNQGISFEFDLNVEFAKNLSIPTILVSSAKDKEMAEAIANLDLAVKSFAEKDVVVQSVVMNKVKPGDCELMKAELEKVIPADTSIELIPEIKKLGSPTLKEIHEELGGQVLLGENLLCKQADRYDVGAMQLRNYLDRVEENSLIITPGDRSDIILAALQANASANYPNIAGIVVTGGIAPEPQILRLIEGLPNIVPIILVDDVTFVAANKIANVKPKIRPGIPRKIDLSISTFEKYVDTEFLIDKFRSYKTDVVTPYMFQYNLVAKAKSKKQHIVLPEGTDPRILQAATSLVDQGVVEVTLLGKREEIVTKAAEIGVKINGNIKIIDPVESEYYEDYWKTYYELRKHKNIPEDMARDALADVSYFGTMMVYKGHADGMVSGAAHTTAHTIIPALQFVKTKPGVKTVSSVFFMCLDDHVSVMGDCAVNVSPNADQLAEIAVTSADSAKAFGIDPKVALLSYSSGTSGTGVEVDKVRAATEKAISMRPDLKIEGPIQYDAAVDPSVGKSKMPDSQVAGQANVLIFPDLNTGNNTYKAIQRETGALAIGPMLQGLNKPVNDLSRGCTVDDIFNTVVITAIQAQEGF from the coding sequence ATGAAAACGGGAATTTATATCACAAATACTGAGAGCGATACCGGAAGATCGCTTGTAACACTTGGTGTGCTAAAAGTTTTACTTTCAAAAGTAAGCAGGGTTGGTTATTTCAGACCCATCATTAACGACTATCCTAAGGGAACTCACGATAATCATATTGAAACCATGATATCTTATTTTAACCTCGATATGGAATACAAAGACGCTTATGGTTTTACCATGTCGCAGGTAGTTAAGTACAAAAACATGGGGCAGGAGGCACGTCTTATCGATCAGATTATTGATCGATACAAAAAACTAAAGGAAAATTACGACGTTGTTGTTGTAGAAGGTTCTGATTTTGATAATCAAGGTATTTCTTTTGAGTTTGATCTAAACGTAGAATTTGCCAAAAACCTTTCAATTCCAACTATTCTGGTTAGTTCGGCAAAAGATAAGGAGATGGCTGAAGCCATTGCCAACCTTGATTTGGCCGTAAAATCATTTGCAGAAAAAGATGTGGTTGTACAATCGGTCGTAATGAATAAAGTTAAACCAGGCGATTGTGAATTAATGAAGGCAGAATTAGAAAAAGTAATTCCTGCCGATACCTCTATCGAACTTATTCCGGAAATTAAAAAACTTGGTAGTCCTACTTTAAAAGAGATACACGAAGAGCTTGGCGGACAGGTTCTTTTGGGTGAAAACCTTTTATGCAAACAGGCCGATCGCTACGATGTTGGTGCCATGCAGTTGCGTAATTACCTCGACAGGGTAGAAGAAAATAGTTTGATTATTACACCGGGCGACCGCTCCGATATAATTTTGGCTGCACTTCAGGCAAATGCATCGGCCAATTATCCGAATATTGCAGGTATTGTAGTTACCGGAGGTATTGCTCCCGAACCCCAAATATTACGATTGATTGAAGGTTTGCCTAATATCGTCCCCATTATTTTAGTAGACGATGTAACTTTTGTGGCAGCCAATAAAATTGCTAATGTAAAACCAAAAATACGACCTGGTATTCCACGTAAAATAGATTTGAGCATTTCAACATTTGAAAAATATGTGGATACTGAATTCCTGATCGATAAGTTCAGAAGTTACAAGACTGATGTTGTAACGCCTTATATGTTCCAATACAACCTGGTTGCAAAAGCCAAATCAAAAAAGCAACATATTGTATTGCCCGAAGGAACTGATCCACGTATTCTTCAGGCTGCAACCAGTTTAGTTGATCAAGGGGTAGTTGAAGTTACCCTGTTGGGAAAAAGAGAAGAGATAGTTACCAAAGCAGCAGAGATTGGTGTTAAGATTAACGGAAACATCAAAATCATCGACCCGGTAGAATCGGAATATTACGAAGATTACTGGAAAACATACTACGAATTGCGCAAGCATAAAAATATTCCGGAAGATATGGCCCGCGATGCCTTGGCCGACGTATCGTATTTTGGTACGATGATGGTTTACAAAGGGCACGCCGATGGTATGGTCTCAGGTGCAGCCCACACAACTGCACATACCATTATTCCGGCACTACAGTTTGTTAAAACCAAGCCTGGAGTTAAAACCGTTTCGTCTGTTTTCTTTATGTGTCTCGACGACCATGTATCGGTTATGGGTGATTGTGCTGTAAATGTTAGTCCAAATGCCGACCAACTTGCTGAGATTGCAGTAACATCGGCCGATTCGGCCAAAGCATTTGGTATCGATCCAAAGGTTGCTTTGTTGTCGTACTCATCAGGAACTTCCGGAACAGGAGTGGAAGTCGATAAAGTTAGAGCGGCCACAGAGAAAGCTATAAGTATGCGCCCCGACCTGAAAATTGAGGGACCAATTCAATATGATGCTGCAGTTGATCCGAGTGTTGGAAAAAGTAAAATGCCCGATTCGCAGGTTGCAGGTCAGGCTAACGTATTAATATTCCCCGATTTGAACACCGGAAACAATACATACAAAGCCATTCAGCGCGAAACCGGAGCACTGGCAATTGGACCAATGCTGCAAGGCTTAAATAAACCGGTTAACGACCTTAGCCGTGGTTGTACTGTCGACGATATCTTTAATACCGTTGTTATTACAGCTATCCAGGCTCAGGAAGGGTTTTAA
- a CDS encoding acetate kinase → MNILVINAGSSSIKYQLIDMNTELPLSSGIVERIGLEMGVIKHKTFTNGSEEKTVEEFPIPDHGVGLKRVAELLMDEKVGVISDPSEIKAVGHRLVHGGETFTETVEITDEVKAKVKELFPLAPLHNPANLIGVEVAEKVFPNAKQVGVFDTAFHQSIPEKAFRYALPEKFYSEMRIRKYGFHGTSHKFISEKAIEYLGNPDAKIVTIHLGNGASMAAVKGGVCVDTTMGMGPLCGLIMGTRSGDIDPAIIFYLAQQKGYSVQEISDLLNKESGMKGLTGLTDMRDVEKCQREGDPAAILALEMYAYRVKQFVGSYAAAMNGVDAIVFTAGIGENDTSIRRMVCEDMDYLGITWDEGKDKNRKDDVHEINVDGAKTKVLIIPTNEELEIAKQSLALVE, encoded by the coding sequence ATGAATATTTTAGTAATTAATGCAGGTAGCTCGTCAATTAAATATCAGCTGATTGATATGAATACCGAGTTGCCTTTATCGAGTGGAATTGTTGAACGCATTGGCCTTGAGATGGGGGTGATCAAGCACAAAACATTTACCAACGGTTCGGAAGAGAAGACAGTTGAAGAGTTTCCGATACCGGATCACGGAGTAGGCTTAAAGCGTGTTGCCGAGCTGCTTATGGACGAGAAGGTAGGCGTAATCAGCGATCCGTCAGAAATTAAAGCCGTTGGTCATCGTTTGGTGCATGGTGGCGAAACTTTTACCGAAACAGTTGAGATTACAGATGAGGTAAAAGCAAAAGTGAAAGAATTATTTCCATTGGCACCTTTGCACAATCCGGCAAACCTGATTGGTGTTGAAGTAGCCGAAAAAGTATTTCCGAACGCAAAACAGGTTGGTGTGTTCGATACTGCTTTTCACCAGAGTATTCCCGAGAAAGCTTTCCGTTACGCATTACCCGAGAAGTTTTATAGCGAAATGCGAATTCGTAAATACGGATTTCACGGAACCTCGCACAAATTTATTTCTGAAAAAGCAATTGAGTATTTAGGAAATCCTGATGCGAAAATTGTTACAATCCACTTGGGTAACGGCGCATCGATGGCAGCTGTAAAAGGAGGCGTTTGTGTTGATACAACTATGGGAATGGGACCTTTATGCGGGCTTATTATGGGAACCCGTTCGGGAGATATTGACCCGGCAATTATTTTTTATCTGGCCCAACAAAAAGGTTATTCTGTTCAGGAAATTTCTGACTTGCTGAATAAGGAGAGTGGAATGAAAGGATTAACCGGTTTAACCGATATGCGCGATGTGGAGAAATGCCAGCGCGAAGGTGATCCTGCCGCAATTCTTGCCCTTGAAATGTATGCATACCGTGTTAAACAGTTTGTTGGAAGCTATGCGGCTGCAATGAATGGTGTTGATGCCATTGTATTCACTGCCGGAATTGGCGAAAACGATACATCAATTCGACGAATGGTTTGTGAAGATATGGATTACCTGGGCATTACCTGGGATGAGGGAAAAGATAAAAACAGGAAAGATGACGTTCATGAAATAAATGTGGACGGAGCAAAAACAAAAGTGCTTATTATTCCAACCAACGAAGAGCTTGAGATTGCCAAACAATCGTTAGCGCTGGTTGAATAA